A genomic stretch from Thermoleophilaceae bacterium includes:
- the cofH gene encoding 5-amino-6-(D-ribitylamino)uracil--L-tyrosine 4-hydroxyphenyl transferase CofH has translation MRRVTFSRNFTVSLSRTCQCYCKYCAFATHQPHLYAPAEVEKMLDDAARRGVKELLVLTGERPEVNGEVARRLRDYGHNDFVSYVAWTCERALERGMLPHTNIGAASREELARLREVTASQGLMLESTVPDLVVHQGSPTKHPAVRLDTIRAAGELRIPFTSGILVGIGETPEQRVEALAALAEVQREYGHLQEVILQNFVPHPRYYGAEPAEIAAAAQAEGLESRVSSLDTPSWATPIDLDDMRVLVREAQRLLPGVGIQIPPNLSDWWLPLVEEGATDLGGLSANGDHISPEHPFPSVHRMRKELAPRGYALTERLCIYPQYMDPEWLEQGVLDVIKLKYWSFIPRRGSGRREERAIRHDLVPAAVEKGRNGVELSEEELTAMFAETRPEAIEDMRQAADELREELVGDTVTFVVNRNINVSNVCVVGCAFCGFGQGKRSPDAYEHSEDEFRRRVQEAVEFGATEICMQSGIHPDWTIENYEHWLRVAKDEAPDIHMHAYSPMEIDAMADGLPLSEVFARLKDAGLGSTPGTAAEVLHDGVRERISPNKLPVKRWIEVIEASHAAGIRSTSTVMFGHVEEPWELAQHMRVIRALQERTGGITEFVPLSFIPFHTMLGRTHGIEEISPEENLKHTAVFRLALGHTIPNVQASWVKMGLEAATEALRWGVNDLGGTLMEESISRMAGSYHGVMLTPEQLIEAAQAAGRPVAQRDTLYRVLAHY, from the coding sequence ATGCGACGGGTCACCTTCTCGCGCAACTTCACCGTGTCCCTCTCGCGGACGTGCCAGTGCTACTGCAAGTACTGCGCCTTCGCCACCCACCAGCCGCACCTGTACGCGCCGGCCGAGGTGGAGAAGATGCTGGACGACGCCGCGCGCCGCGGGGTGAAGGAGCTGCTCGTGCTAACGGGCGAGAGGCCCGAGGTGAACGGCGAGGTGGCACGGCGGCTTCGCGACTACGGGCACAACGATTTCGTCTCGTACGTTGCCTGGACCTGCGAGCGAGCCCTCGAGCGAGGCATGCTGCCGCACACGAACATCGGCGCGGCGTCGCGCGAAGAGCTGGCGCGACTGCGGGAGGTGACGGCGTCGCAGGGGCTGATGCTCGAGTCGACCGTGCCGGACCTCGTCGTGCACCAGGGCTCGCCCACCAAGCACCCGGCGGTGCGGCTGGACACGATTCGCGCCGCCGGCGAGCTGCGCATTCCGTTCACGAGCGGGATCCTCGTCGGGATCGGGGAGACCCCTGAGCAGCGGGTGGAGGCGCTCGCCGCGCTCGCCGAGGTGCAGCGCGAGTACGGGCATCTGCAGGAGGTGATTCTCCAGAACTTCGTTCCTCATCCGCGGTATTACGGGGCGGAGCCGGCGGAGATCGCTGCAGCTGCGCAGGCAGAGGGTCTCGAGTCTCGAGTCTCGAGTCTCGATACTCCGTCATGGGCTACCCCGATCGATCTCGATGACATGCGGGTCCTCGTCCGCGAGGCGCAGCGCTTGCTGCCTGGCGTTGGGATTCAGATTCCGCCGAACCTGTCGGACTGGTGGCTGCCGCTTGTGGAGGAGGGGGCTACGGACCTCGGCGGGTTGTCTGCAAATGGCGATCACATCTCGCCTGAGCATCCGTTCCCGTCCGTGCACCGCATGCGCAAGGAGCTGGCGCCGCGTGGGTACGCGCTCACCGAGCGGCTCTGCATCTACCCGCAGTACATGGATCCGGAATGGCTCGAGCAGGGCGTGCTCGACGTGATCAAGCTGAAGTACTGGAGCTTCATCCCGCGCCGCGGATCGGGCCGGCGTGAGGAGCGCGCGATTCGGCACGACCTGGTGCCCGCCGCGGTCGAGAAGGGGCGCAACGGCGTCGAGCTGTCCGAGGAGGAGCTCACCGCGATGTTCGCCGAAACGCGTCCCGAGGCGATCGAGGACATGCGCCAGGCCGCGGACGAGCTGCGCGAGGAGCTGGTGGGGGACACGGTCACGTTCGTGGTGAACCGCAACATCAACGTGTCCAACGTGTGCGTGGTGGGCTGCGCGTTCTGCGGCTTCGGGCAGGGCAAGCGCTCGCCCGACGCGTACGAGCACTCGGAGGATGAGTTCCGCCGCCGCGTGCAGGAGGCGGTGGAGTTCGGCGCCACCGAGATCTGCATGCAGTCGGGCATCCACCCGGACTGGACGATCGAGAACTACGAGCACTGGCTGCGCGTGGCAAAGGACGAGGCGCCGGACATCCACATGCACGCCTACTCGCCGATGGAGATCGACGCGATGGCCGACGGCCTGCCGCTGTCCGAGGTGTTCGCGCGGCTGAAGGACGCCGGCCTCGGCTCCACGCCCGGCACCGCGGCGGAGGTGCTCCACGACGGCGTGCGCGAGCGCATCTCACCGAACAAGCTGCCTGTGAAGCGCTGGATCGAGGTGATCGAGGCCAGCCACGCCGCAGGCATCCGCTCCACGTCCACGGTGATGTTCGGCCACGTGGAGGAGCCGTGGGAGCTCGCTCAGCACATGCGCGTGATCCGCGCGCTTCAGGAGCGCACGGGCGGGATCACCGAGTTCGTGCCTCTCTCGTTCATCCCGTTCCACACCATGCTCGGCCGCACCCACGGCATCGAGGAGATCTCACCCGAGGAGAACCTCAAGCACACCGCCGTCTTCCGCCTCGCGCTCGGCCACACCATCCCGAACGTGCAGGCGAGCTGGGTGAAGATGGGGCTGGAGGCCGCAACCGAGGCGCTTCGCTGGGGCGTGAACGACCTGGGCGGGACGCTGATGGAGGAGTCGATCAGCCGCATGGCCGGCAGCTACCACGGCGTGATGCTCACGCCGGAGCAGCTGATCGAAGCGGCGCAGGCGGCGGGCCGGCCGGTGGCCCAGCGCGACACGCTGTACCGCGTTCTGGCCCACTACTAG
- a CDS encoding hydroxymethylglutaryl-CoA lyase — translation MAERVLIREVGPRDGFQNEPEIIPTADKVRLVEMLARTGLKRLEVTSFVRADVIPQLADGPEVLRAADIPDDVSVTVLIPNERGLENALQLRDRFDEVNLFLSASESHNLANVNRSIEESLSGLERVVSRAREEGLRCEGVISVSFGCPYEGKVPPDRVFAIAERLAAAGCEEIAFGDTTGMANPLQVREFFEAAFKRLDGVELTAHFHNTRGQGLANVLAALDSGVRSFESSFGELGGCPVPKGATGNIATEDLVSMLHEMGIHTGIDLGKLLDASRAVRDVLGRPLTSHLLTAGPVDWR, via the coding sequence ATGGCAGAGCGGGTGCTGATCCGCGAGGTGGGCCCTCGCGACGGCTTCCAAAACGAGCCCGAGATCATCCCCACGGCCGACAAGGTGCGGCTCGTGGAGATGCTCGCTCGCACCGGTCTCAAGCGGCTGGAGGTGACGAGCTTCGTGCGCGCGGACGTGATCCCGCAGCTCGCGGACGGGCCCGAGGTGCTGCGCGCGGCGGACATTCCGGACGACGTGTCCGTCACCGTCCTCATCCCGAACGAGAGGGGGCTCGAGAACGCGCTGCAGCTCCGCGACAGGTTCGACGAGGTGAACCTCTTCCTGTCCGCCTCGGAGTCCCACAACCTCGCGAACGTGAACCGCTCGATCGAGGAGTCCCTGTCCGGGCTCGAGCGTGTGGTTTCACGCGCGCGCGAGGAGGGGCTGCGCTGCGAGGGCGTGATCTCCGTGTCCTTCGGCTGCCCCTATGAGGGGAAGGTGCCGCCCGACCGCGTGTTCGCGATCGCGGAACGGCTCGCCGCTGCGGGATGCGAGGAGATCGCCTTCGGCGACACCACCGGCATGGCAAATCCGCTCCAGGTGCGCGAGTTCTTCGAGGCCGCGTTCAAGCGGCTCGACGGCGTCGAGCTCACGGCCCACTTCCACAACACGCGCGGGCAGGGCTTGGCCAACGTTCTGGCTGCCCTGGATTCGGGCGTGCGCTCGTTCGAGTCCTCGTTCGGCGAGCTGGGCGGCTGCCCGGTGCCGAAGGGGGCCACGGGCAACATCGCCACCGAGGACCTCGTGTCGATGCTGCACGAGATGGGCATCCACACCGGCATCGATCTCGGGAAGCTGCTGGACGCGAGCCGCGCCGTGCGCGATGTTCTGGGCCGGCCACTCACGAGCCACCTGCTCACGGCCGGGCCGGTGGACTGGCGCTAG
- the cofC gene encoding 2-phospho-L-lactate guanylyltransferase: MRTAAILPIKSFGAAKQRLSPMLGGGARQALAQAMFSDVLSSLRKVERLDTITVVSADATVDAAARGHGVTVVGDPRESGQSDATLLGIRHALASGYDRVLLVPGDTPLLCPSEIDALLGRGEADGMQVVIVPDRHGSGTNALVISPPDAFRPSFGPDSLNRHVTLAQEAGLKHSVEEVPSLSHDVDTPDDLESLAAVLEERRAVAPLTRGALRQLDRVRSSRFSAAEPVEV; the protein is encoded by the coding sequence ATGAGGACAGCAGCGATCCTGCCCATCAAGAGCTTCGGCGCCGCGAAGCAGCGGCTCTCCCCCATGCTCGGCGGCGGCGCGCGCCAGGCGCTGGCGCAGGCGATGTTCTCCGACGTGCTTAGCTCGCTGCGCAAGGTCGAGCGGCTCGACACGATCACGGTTGTGTCGGCCGACGCCACCGTGGACGCGGCCGCTCGCGGTCACGGCGTGACGGTGGTTGGCGATCCGCGGGAGAGCGGCCAGTCGGACGCCACCCTGCTCGGTATCCGCCATGCGCTCGCGTCCGGCTATGACCGGGTTCTGCTCGTGCCGGGCGACACGCCGCTTCTGTGCCCGTCCGAGATCGACGCGCTGCTGGGGCGCGGCGAGGCGGACGGCATGCAGGTGGTGATCGTGCCCGACCGCCACGGCAGCGGCACCAACGCGCTCGTGATCTCGCCGCCGGACGCCTTCCGCCCCAGCTTCGGCCCGGACAGCCTCAACCGCCACGTCACGCTCGCGCAGGAGGCGGGGCTGAAGCACAGCGTGGAAGAGGTGCCTTCGCTCTCACACGACGTGGACACGCCGGACGACCTGGAGTCGCTGGCGGCCGTGCTCGAGGAACGGCGCGCGGTGGCGCCGCTGACCCGCGGCGCGCTGCGCCAGCTCGACCGTGTGCGCTCGAGCCGCTTCTCCGCCGCCGAGCCGGTCGAGGTCTAG
- a CDS encoding cupin domain-containing protein produces METYNLNRPELVNDDDDPDGFRTAYQRIGPLIGASQIGATIYEMPPGQALCPYHYEYPEEEWVIVLEGNATLRHPGGEDQLEPGDIVCFPSGPEGAHQLKNTGSEGNVRVLMLSTKQPVGIAVYPDSDKILASPGNPEDRVMVRRESGVDYWDRETP; encoded by the coding sequence ATGGAGACCTACAACCTCAATCGCCCAGAACTCGTCAACGACGACGACGATCCCGACGGCTTTCGCACGGCCTACCAGAGGATCGGCCCGCTGATCGGCGCGTCGCAGATCGGAGCGACGATCTACGAGATGCCACCCGGTCAGGCGCTCTGCCCCTACCACTACGAGTATCCCGAGGAGGAGTGGGTGATCGTGCTCGAGGGCAATGCCACCCTCCGCCATCCGGGGGGCGAGGACCAGCTCGAGCCGGGCGACATCGTCTGCTTCCCGAGCGGCCCGGAGGGCGCCCACCAGCTGAAGAACACGGGCAGCGAGGGGAACGTGCGCGTGCTCATGCTGTCCACCAAGCAGCCGGTGGGCATCGCCGTGTACCCCGACAGCGACAAGATCCTGGCGTCGCCCGGGAACCCCGAGGATCGAGTGATGGTGCGTCGCGAGAGCGGCGTGGACTACTGGGATCGAGAGACTCCGTAG
- the cofE gene encoding coenzyme F420-0:L-glutamate ligase — translation MPEVRPGDDLAALIAAACPADLGEEDIVVVASKVVSKAEGRLVHLGDVTPGEEAQRIAAQGKDPRLVQLVLNESAEVLRAERAVLIVETHHGFVCANAGIDLSNLPGDDTALLLPEDPDASARRLRTRLEGPPAVVITDSFGRAWRTGQVDVAIGAAGLLMVDDWRGRSDSHGRELRATVAAVGDAVAAMADLARSKDASEPVVLVRGLGRFVTREDGPGAAALRRPRADDLFR, via the coding sequence ATCCCGGAGGTTCGGCCCGGGGACGATCTGGCGGCACTCATCGCCGCGGCCTGCCCGGCGGACCTCGGTGAGGAGGACATCGTTGTGGTGGCCAGCAAGGTGGTGTCCAAGGCGGAGGGCAGGCTGGTCCATCTCGGCGACGTGACGCCCGGGGAGGAGGCGCAACGGATCGCCGCGCAGGGGAAGGACCCGCGGCTCGTGCAGCTCGTCCTCAACGAGTCCGCCGAGGTGCTGCGCGCGGAGCGTGCCGTTCTGATCGTGGAGACCCACCACGGCTTCGTGTGCGCGAACGCGGGCATCGATCTGTCCAACCTGCCGGGCGACGACACCGCGCTGCTCCTGCCGGAGGACCCCGATGCCTCGGCCCGGCGGCTGCGCACCCGGCTCGAGGGCCCGCCGGCGGTGGTGATCACGGACAGCTTTGGCCGCGCCTGGCGAACCGGCCAGGTGGATGTGGCAATCGGCGCAGCCGGGCTCCTCATGGTGGACGACTGGCGCGGCCGCTCCGACTCTCACGGCCGCGAGCTCCGCGCCACGGTCGCCGCGGTGGGTGACGCGGTGGCAGCAATGGCCGATCTCGCGCGTTCCAAGGACGCGAGCGAGCCGGTGGTGCTCGTCCGCGGCCTCGGCCGCTTCGTCACCCGCGAGGACGGCCCGGGCGCCGCGGCACTCAGGCGCCCGCGGGCGGACGACCTGTTCCGGTAG
- a CDS encoding cupin domain-containing protein, translating to MADYTLKRIDDMYSTYLGGMKHARAELGVTSFGMQVIDLPPNLDAHPEHDHSEVGQEEVYVVLRGAVDLIVDGERMRLDEGSMARVGPNARRQLITTDQPVRILALGGTPGTPYEPPPGTEVGAPDPLGRN from the coding sequence ATGGCCGACTACACGCTCAAGCGCATCGATGACATGTACTCCACCTACCTCGGCGGCATGAAGCACGCGCGGGCCGAGCTCGGCGTGACCTCGTTCGGAATGCAGGTGATCGACCTCCCGCCGAACCTCGACGCGCACCCGGAGCACGACCATTCGGAAGTGGGTCAGGAGGAGGTCTACGTGGTGCTGCGCGGTGCCGTGGATCTGATCGTGGACGGCGAGCGCATGCGACTCGACGAGGGGAGCATGGCGCGCGTCGGGCCGAATGCGCGACGCCAGCTCATCACCACCGACCAGCCGGTGCGCATCCTCGCGCTCGGCGGCACTCCCGGCACCCCGTACGAGCCTCCTCCCGGTACGGAAGTGGGCGCGCCGGATCCGCTCGGGCGCAACTAA
- a CDS encoding AAA family ATPase — translation MPERTQSCTRTSCTTTSQPADRSPRRDTLTVTTRVSSARVVGREAELSELEAVLADASAGRPSIAFLAGESGVGKTRLLSEFERRARAGDPPARVIGGDCVELGEGELPYAPIVAALRPLARQHDPVLDGLSDAARAELGTLIPGLGDGTAPEPGADTGDDAAQARVFEALLTLFDALGREQPLLVSIEDIHWADSSTRAFLAFLARSLCSENVMVVASYRPDELHRRHPLRPLLAELERNASARRIELKPFTREELREQLTDILGGAPEKELLDRLWARSEGNPLFTEELLAASLDGRGATPPTLRDALMVRIERLSESAQELLRLLSLGRRLDTSLLADASPLDPPELRAALREAVASHIVHADDDGWYSFRHALLREVVADDLLPGERAELHLAIARALERRAAERGDGAHVSAGIAHHYYAAGEQSAALAASVRAAEAADRVHAHAEAAALFERALELWDRVPNPEELTGTDQVELLRRAALDYHAEGDVVRQEHLVKKALELVDHDAEPRRAAALLENLGRAQWSLNRGSEGIETAQRGLELLAKDEPTKERARLLGWIAKARMLQGKYVLSLELADEAIEVANAVGDGLAEGRARNARGTSLVGLGEMDAGIEELRKALDIAREREYLTEMKSAYTNLAEAFHAYGHTREALEVVKEGQRMATEMSDRSDWLTVMIAELSFALGEWKAAREAMPETERRYVGTSLIYLLLQRAAIALGVGDHKEARESLTRAGEFVAESSEPQFLGAWGSLCAQLDLREGDIESARRAVDEALDRIEFCTEDASRITRLSANGVAIEADAAQRARDLGEDAGPALARAEIMLARVRAATAEGNRPVERAWLAMAEAHAARAEGLAEPVLWAEAAEAWDELEWPYEAALARWREAEAHLSAGDRAAAGAAATSALAAARALGARWLEGEVEGLCARARLQLEGLDELPGREREEESAEPAEEEPFGLTPRERQVLTLVAEGRTNREIGDTLYMAEKTASVHVSRILSKLGVRSRTEAAAVAHRLGLDTAPTGTGRPPAGA, via the coding sequence ATGCCGGAAAGGACCCAGTCATGCACACGGACCTCATGTACTACTACCTCGCAGCCAGCCGACCGCAGCCCGCGGCGCGATACTTTGACCGTGACGACGCGAGTGAGCAGCGCACGGGTCGTGGGTCGGGAAGCGGAGCTCTCGGAGCTCGAGGCCGTCCTGGCCGACGCTTCAGCCGGGCGCCCGTCTATCGCCTTCTTGGCGGGTGAATCGGGTGTAGGGAAGACCCGGCTGTTGAGCGAGTTCGAGCGGCGCGCCCGCGCGGGTGATCCCCCGGCCCGCGTGATTGGCGGCGACTGCGTCGAATTGGGCGAGGGCGAACTGCCCTACGCACCGATCGTCGCGGCGCTCAGGCCGCTCGCAAGGCAGCACGATCCAGTGCTCGACGGCCTCTCAGACGCGGCCCGCGCCGAGCTCGGGACCTTGATCCCCGGGCTCGGTGACGGGACCGCGCCTGAGCCTGGCGCCGACACCGGCGACGACGCCGCCCAGGCCCGCGTGTTCGAGGCGCTTCTCACTCTGTTCGACGCGCTCGGGCGCGAGCAGCCGCTGCTCGTATCGATCGAGGACATCCACTGGGCGGACAGCTCCACGCGCGCCTTCCTCGCCTTCCTCGCCCGCTCCCTCTGCAGCGAGAACGTGATGGTGGTGGCGAGCTACCGGCCCGACGAGCTGCACCGCCGGCATCCGCTGCGGCCACTTCTGGCGGAGCTCGAGCGCAACGCGAGCGCCCGCCGCATTGAGCTCAAGCCGTTCACTCGCGAGGAGCTGCGCGAGCAGCTCACGGACATCCTCGGGGGCGCCCCCGAGAAGGAGCTGCTCGACCGGCTGTGGGCGCGCAGCGAGGGCAATCCGCTGTTCACGGAGGAGTTGCTCGCCGCCAGCCTGGACGGCCGTGGCGCCACCCCGCCCACGCTCCGCGACGCGCTGATGGTGCGCATCGAGCGCCTCAGCGAGAGCGCCCAGGAGCTGCTCCGGCTGCTGTCGCTCGGCCGCCGGCTCGACACCTCTCTGCTCGCTGACGCCAGCCCGCTCGACCCGCCGGAGCTGCGCGCCGCACTGCGCGAGGCGGTGGCGAGCCACATCGTTCACGCGGACGACGACGGCTGGTACAGCTTCCGTCACGCGCTGCTGCGCGAGGTGGTGGCCGACGACCTCCTCCCGGGCGAGCGGGCGGAGCTCCATCTCGCCATCGCGCGCGCGCTCGAGCGCCGCGCCGCCGAGCGGGGAGACGGCGCACATGTGTCCGCCGGAATCGCGCACCACTACTACGCCGCCGGCGAGCAGTCGGCTGCGCTGGCCGCGTCCGTGCGAGCGGCCGAGGCCGCCGACCGCGTGCACGCGCACGCCGAGGCTGCCGCACTCTTCGAGCGCGCGCTCGAGCTATGGGACCGCGTGCCGAATCCTGAGGAGCTCACGGGCACCGACCAGGTGGAGCTGCTGCGGCGCGCGGCGCTCGACTACCACGCGGAGGGCGACGTGGTTCGCCAGGAGCATCTCGTGAAGAAGGCTCTCGAGCTCGTGGACCACGACGCCGAGCCGCGGCGAGCCGCGGCGCTGCTCGAGAACCTCGGCCGCGCCCAGTGGAGCCTCAACCGCGGCAGCGAGGGCATCGAGACGGCGCAGCGCGGGCTGGAGCTCCTGGCGAAGGACGAGCCGACGAAGGAACGCGCCCGGCTACTCGGCTGGATCGCGAAGGCGCGGATGCTGCAGGGGAAATACGTGCTCTCGCTCGAGCTCGCGGATGAGGCGATCGAGGTGGCCAACGCGGTCGGCGACGGGCTGGCCGAGGGCCGCGCCCGCAACGCACGCGGGACCTCGCTCGTGGGACTCGGGGAGATGGACGCCGGCATCGAGGAGCTGCGCAAGGCGCTCGACATCGCGCGCGAGCGCGAGTACCTCACTGAGATGAAGAGCGCGTACACGAACCTTGCCGAGGCGTTTCACGCCTACGGCCACACGCGCGAGGCGCTCGAGGTGGTGAAGGAGGGCCAGCGGATGGCCACCGAGATGAGCGACCGCAGCGACTGGCTCACGGTGATGATCGCCGAGCTGAGCTTCGCGCTGGGCGAATGGAAGGCCGCTCGAGAGGCCATGCCCGAGACGGAGCGCCGCTACGTCGGCACCTCTCTGATCTACCTGCTACTGCAGCGCGCCGCGATCGCGCTCGGCGTGGGAGACCACAAGGAAGCCCGCGAGAGCCTCACGCGCGCCGGGGAGTTCGTGGCCGAGTCGAGCGAACCGCAGTTCCTCGGCGCATGGGGATCGCTGTGCGCGCAGCTGGATCTCCGCGAGGGCGACATCGAGTCGGCGCGGCGCGCCGTGGACGAGGCGCTCGACCGCATCGAGTTCTGCACGGAGGACGCGTCGCGGATCACGCGGCTGTCCGCCAACGGGGTGGCCATCGAGGCGGACGCCGCCCAGCGGGCGCGCGATCTCGGCGAGGACGCCGGCCCGGCGCTCGCTCGCGCGGAGATCATGCTCGCCCGGGTGCGGGCCGCCACCGCCGAGGGCAACCGTCCGGTGGAGCGCGCCTGGCTCGCTATGGCGGAGGCGCATGCCGCGCGGGCGGAGGGTCTCGCCGAGCCGGTGCTGTGGGCCGAGGCGGCGGAGGCCTGGGATGAATTGGAATGGCCCTACGAGGCCGCCCTCGCACGCTGGCGCGAGGCCGAGGCCCACCTCAGCGCGGGCGATCGCGCCGCCGCGGGGGCGGCCGCCACCTCCGCGCTCGCCGCTGCCCGAGCTCTCGGCGCTCGCTGGCTCGAGGGCGAGGTGGAGGGTCTGTGCGCTCGCGCGCGTCTCCAGCTCGAGGGCCTCGACGAGCTGCCCGGCCGCGAGCGCGAGGAGGAGTCCGCCGAGCCTGCCGAGGAGGAGCCGTTCGGCCTCACGCCGCGCGAGCGCCAGGTGCTCACGCTCGTTGCCGAGGGACGGACCAACCGCGAGATAGGCGACACGCTGTACATGGCGGAGAAGACCGCGAGCGTGCACGTTTCCCGCATCCTGTCGAAGCTCGGCGTACGCAGCCGCACCGAGGCGGCCGCGGTGGCGCACCGGCTCGGGCTGGACACTGCGCCTACCGGAACAGGTCGTCCGCCCGCGGGCGCCTGA
- the cofD gene encoding 2-phospho-L-lactate transferase — MITVLAGGTGGARLARGLLDVVGARELAVIANTGDDVEMYGVHVSPDPDLVAYTLADVIDERGWGVKGDTFEVMEALERVDRPAWFRLGDRDLAMCLLRTELLQAGERLTLAHAEVCRALGLEADVIPMSDDPVRTQVKVRGDWLPFQEFMIVEGGRDGTPEIEDVQLIGMDEAEPSPEAIAAIERSEAIILGPSNPVISIGPILAVSGIQETVADCGAPVVAVSPFIHGRSIKGPTEDFCRWAGLPLGTKCVFEAYSDLIDGAVADEPAGNLPVHVTETLMDSPDARRRLAEETLEFAATLAS; from the coding sequence GTGATAACCGTCCTGGCCGGAGGAACCGGAGGCGCGCGCCTCGCCCGGGGCCTGCTCGACGTGGTGGGTGCGCGTGAGCTTGCGGTGATCGCGAACACGGGTGACGACGTGGAGATGTACGGCGTGCACGTGTCGCCGGACCCGGACCTCGTGGCCTACACGCTCGCGGACGTGATCGACGAGCGCGGCTGGGGCGTGAAGGGCGACACGTTCGAGGTGATGGAGGCGCTCGAGAGGGTGGACCGTCCGGCCTGGTTCCGCCTCGGCGATCGCGACCTCGCGATGTGCCTGCTGCGCACCGAGCTGCTTCAGGCGGGCGAGCGCCTCACGCTCGCGCATGCGGAGGTGTGCCGCGCGCTCGGTCTCGAGGCGGACGTGATCCCGATGTCGGACGACCCGGTGCGCACCCAGGTGAAGGTGCGCGGCGACTGGCTGCCGTTCCAGGAATTCATGATCGTGGAAGGCGGCAGGGACGGTACGCCGGAGATCGAGGACGTGCAGCTGATCGGGATGGACGAGGCCGAGCCCTCGCCCGAGGCGATAGCCGCTATCGAGCGCTCGGAGGCGATCATCCTCGGGCCGTCGAACCCGGTGATCTCGATCGGGCCGATCCTCGCCGTCTCCGGAATCCAGGAGACGGTGGCCGACTGCGGGGCGCCGGTGGTGGCGGTGAGCCCGTTCATCCACGGGCGCTCGATCAAGGGTCCGACGGAGGACTTCTGCCGCTGGGCCGGCCTGCCGCTCGGCACGAAATGCGTATTCGAGGCGTATTCGGACCTGATCGACGGCGCGGTGGCCGACGAGCCTGCGGGCAACCTGCCCGTGCATGTGACCGAGACGCTGATGGATTCCCCCGACGCCCGCCGCCGCCTGGCGGAAGAAACCCTCGAATTTGCGGCCACTCTGGCTTCCTGA
- a CDS encoding SDR family oxidoreductase yields the protein MRLEGRIALVTGGASGIGAATCRRLAGEGARVAVTDMNAQGAGEVAAEVNGMPYEMDVRDTAGIAAAVKAAEDELGPIDILVNNAGYDEFGFFVNTDEAMWDRVLGVNLRGVIAVTHAILPGMQERRRGRIVNVASEAGRVGSSGSGIYSAAKAGVIGFTKAIAREAARYGVTCNAVAPGPIETPLLMAAPEALGEVGQKLVDTMVGSTVLRRLGQPDEVAAAITFLASDDASFVTGQALGVSGGLAMI from the coding sequence ATGAGGCTCGAGGGGCGGATCGCGCTCGTCACGGGCGGCGCGAGTGGAATCGGCGCGGCCACCTGCCGCCGCTTGGCGGGGGAGGGCGCGCGCGTGGCGGTCACCGACATGAACGCTCAGGGCGCCGGCGAGGTGGCGGCCGAGGTGAATGGGATGCCGTACGAGATGGACGTGCGGGACACGGCCGGAATCGCCGCGGCGGTGAAGGCGGCGGAGGACGAGCTCGGCCCGATCGACATCCTCGTGAACAACGCGGGCTACGACGAGTTCGGCTTCTTCGTGAACACCGACGAGGCGATGTGGGACCGCGTGCTGGGCGTGAACCTGCGCGGCGTGATCGCCGTGACGCACGCGATCCTGCCGGGGATGCAGGAGCGCCGCCGCGGGCGGATCGTGAACGTGGCTTCCGAGGCCGGGCGCGTGGGCTCGTCCGGCTCGGGCATCTACTCGGCCGCGAAGGCGGGCGTGATCGGCTTCACCAAGGCGATCGCGCGCGAGGCGGCGCGCTACGGCGTCACATGCAACGCGGTGGCGCCCGGCCCGATCGAGACTCCGCTGCTCATGGCCGCTCCCGAGGCGCTCGGCGAGGTGGGGCAGAAGCTCGTGGACACGATGGTGGGCTCCACGGTGCTCCGCCGCCTCGGGCAGCCCGACGAGGTGGCCGCGGCGATCACCTTCCTCGCCTCCGACGACGCGTCGTTCGTCACCGGCCAGGCGCTCGGCGTCTCCGGCGGCCTTGCCATGATCTGA
- a CDS encoding VOC family protein, producing the protein MLEKVFYTSVLVTDQDRALDFYTNVLGLEKRVENPTPDGPRFLTVGVQGDDFQLVLWPGTPGEAEPAMGRPPASITIETDDCQKTVDELKSRGVEFVSDVLEFPWGYVAQFQDPDGNRLQVRQGR; encoded by the coding sequence ATGCTGGAGAAGGTCTTCTACACAAGCGTCCTCGTCACCGACCAGGACAGGGCACTCGACTTCTACACGAACGTCCTCGGCCTCGAGAAGCGGGTTGAGAACCCGACTCCCGACGGGCCGCGGTTCCTGACCGTGGGCGTGCAGGGCGACGACTTCCAGCTGGTTCTCTGGCCCGGCACGCCGGGCGAGGCCGAGCCGGCGATGGGTCGCCCGCCGGCGTCGATCACGATCGAGACCGACGACTGCCAGAAGACTGTCGACGAGCTGAAGTCGCGCGGGGTGGAGTTCGTCTCGGACGTGCTCGAGTTCCCGTGGGGGTACGTAGCGCAGTTCCAGGACCCGGACGGCAACCGGCTGCAGGTGCGACAGGGCCGCTAG